From Plasmodium yoelii strain 17X genome assembly, chromosome: 11, a single genomic window includes:
- a CDS encoding fam-a protein → MNKFYIKIVFFLLTIPLCVNNKTLVIELSLKKDTKPKSINHYHTNDSSEEVYEKNKHLLCNDPKETKNACNVMKEALIQLEYHTTNIVDYGLYKIYYTDYVHFDNVKYQYNTNVEKKQYIVDNPDMYNKIINKYWDPDSDHFLYIGSVKRKIARVYTPNLVIIQQRSRKWPWSREKYFYALAAKFEISENKTIIVMTSANINDHNPSNEKYENEIVKSANLFKTDINSEDDIRKGYLKKTFVNIAGYIIEKKDKYLDVTHVESIDRYAPSFLKRMIRKALNNFSPQK, encoded by the exons ATGaataagttttatattaaaattgttttttttcttttaaccaTCCCCCTAtgtgttaataataaaaccctTGTAATCGAGCTTTCTCTAAAAAAAGATACAAAACCCAAATCAATAAATCATTATCATAC cAATGATAGTTCAGAAGAagtatatgaaaaaaacaaacaccTATTATGTAACGATCCCAAAGAAACTAAAAATGCATGCAACGTTATGAAAGAAGCTTTAATACAATTAGAATATCATACTACAAATATAGTTGATTAtggattatataaaatatattatactgaTTATGTGCACTTTGATAATGTAAAATATcaatataatacaaatgttgaaaaaaaacaatatatagtTGATAATCCAGATATG tataataaaataataaacaagtaTTGGGATCCCGATAGTgatcattttttgtatataggCTCGGTTAAAA GAAAAATTGCCCGTGTGTACACTCCaaatttagtaataatacaaCAACGTTCCAGAAAATGGCCATGGTCTCGtgagaaatatttttatgctttaGCTGCAAAATTTGAA ataTCAGAAAACAAAACTATAATTGTCATGACTTcagcaaatataaatgatcacAACCCTTccaatgaaaaatatgaaaacgAAATCGTAAAAAGCGCAAATTTATTCAAAACTGACATTAATTCTGAAGATGATATTAGAAAAGGatacttaaaaaaaacatttgtTAACATAGCTGGATATAtcattgaaaaaaaagacaaatatCTTGATGTCACCCATGTCGAATCT atTGATCGCTATGCCCCCAGTTTCCTAAAACGCATGATTAGAAAAgctttaaataatttttcccctcaaaaataa
- a CDS encoding PIR protein: protein MNKEVCEKFDNVWEAFPDELGTNGEYQFKTTNFLDSYCYNSECSSDYGKINAGFLYLLNKLCGVSGLFNSCETSNINVVEYTMIWLCYMLNLKSTKDDNITNLNNFYNTNIKNHNNYSSFIELINKKKELMNISKDKVSKLYNLFKILCQMYTKIDEDNKKCNNYLKGDNEFFVEYQKLLNDSDTGNGNSYYSQLLSTLSTDYDKLKNECEQILSSKPKEIKQSYEDTPSSSSITTRLFTVLSIFGAIGFLLGISYKYSLFGFRKRFKKQQIREKIKNIKKRINH, encoded by the exons atgaataaggaagtg TGTGAAAAGTTCGATAATGTATGGGAGGCTTTCCCCGATGAATTGGGCACCAACGGAGAGTATcaatttaaaacaacaaattTCTTAGATAGTTATTGTTATAATAGTGAATGTAGTAGTGATTACGGaaaaattaatgctggatttttatatttgcttAATAAATTATGTGGGGTTTCTGGTTTGTTTAATTCTTGCGAAACAAGTAACATCAATGTTGTTGAATACACTATGATATGGTTatgttatatgttaaacctaaagAGTACTAAAGATGACAACATCACCAatctaaataatttttataatacaaatataaaaaatcacAACAACTATAGTAGTTTCATTgagcttataaataaaaaaaaagaattgaTGAATATTTCTAAAGATAAAGTGTCTAaactttataatttatttaaaattttatgtcAAATGTATACTAAAATTGATGAAGacaataaaaaatgcaaTAACTATTTGAAAGGTGATAATGAATTTTTTGTTGAATATCAAAAACTCCTTAATGATAGTGATACTGGTAATGGAAATAGTTACTATAGTCAACTATTGTCTACtttatcaactgattatgataaattaaaaaatgaatgtgAACAGATTTTGTCCTCTAAACCgaaagaaataaaacaaaGTTATGAAGATACaccatcaagttcgtcgataacAACCAGATtatttacagttttatcgatatttggtgcaataggaTTTCTTTTGGggatttcttataag tattcgttatttggatttcggaaacgatttaaaaaacaacaaataagagaaaaaataaaaaatataaagaagagaataaatcattaa
- a CDS encoding PIR protein, with protein MNDYLCGQIDLLRMCLPDESGDTPKSELQNIKNYNKYCPNGDCNSEIDQITIGFLWLLGQYFTEYPTKDGVINYNKPFFLYIILWLSYKLNQNTEENFTKINDFYDKYVKNSNKYSNFKDGAYKILGLGEFMNKHKDLLDIDIKDLSKFYDASKLICSMYSNVAQSQTSETLSNDATSFVQKYIDLSNKYNNESALNLQILPALLTDYNNLNKKCRNIPPFSEIESKFSALASEDTSSSSIGNRFFTVLSIFGAIALFLGISYKYSLFGFRKRFQKQKLREKIKNIKKKMNH; from the exons ATGAATGATTATTTA tGTGGACAAATTGATCTTTTGAGGATGTGTTTACCTGATGAATCAGGCGATACACCAAAATCTGAActtcaaaatattaaaaattacaaTAAGTACTGCCCTAATGGAGACTGTAATAGTGAAATAGATCAAATTACGATTGGATTTTTATGGTTACTTGGACAATATTTTACTGAATACCCAACTAAAGATGGTGTTATAAACTATAATAAAccattttttctatatattattttatggttaagttacaAATTAAATCAAAACACAGAGGAAAATTTCACCAAAATAAACgatttttatgataaatatgtaaaaaatagtaataaatatagtaATTTTAAAGATGGCGCCTATAAAATTTTAGGTCTTGGGGAATTCATGAATAAACATAAAGATTTGTTAGatattgatattaaagatctttctaaattttatgatgcatccAAATTAATATGTAGTATGTATAGTAATGTTGCACAAAGTCAAACAAGCGAAACACTGTCAAATGATGCTACTAGTTTtgttcaaaaatatatagatctaagcaataaatataataatgaaagtGCTCTAAATCTTCAAATATTACCCGCTTTATTaactgattataataatttaaataagaAATGTCGCAATATTCCACCTTTTTCAGAGATAGAATCAAAATTTTCTGCACTAGCATCTGAAGAtacatcaagttcgtcgataggaAACAGATTCtttacagttttatcgatatttggtgcaatagcactttttttaggaatttcttacaag tattcgttgtttggatttcggaaacgatttcaaaaacaaaaattaagagaaaaaataaaaaatataaagaagaaaatgaatcattaa
- a CDS encoding PIR protein, producing MDKTLCEQFDTLRNYLPDDLSKAATSDINNLENIKYYCSNEESEEKECETEFDKIKAGCLWLFEQLFVKNGKNINIVQYIIIWLSYKLNQKTYNGINNLNDFYNKCIKDNRHYTNCKQGNQNCSTSLNSNTGYNNYKEIINGRKNLLSTNIKNMSKIYDAFKPLCNMYTEIVGSNIISDKSIQNAKKFVEKYNELNKDSGNTEDDAYCQVLSTLLNDYNNLKEYCDSNNIDCSNITFLTSTKTEGNGVQSSEESSGPSSEVTSSSSSITSKLIPVLLILGAIPIFLGIAYKYSLFGFRKRVQKHLREKIKK from the exons aTGGATAAAACCCTG tgtgaacAGTTTGATACATTGAGAAACTATTTACCCGATGACTTAAGCAAAGCTGCAACTAgtgatattaataatttagagAACATTAAGTATTACTGCTCTAATGAAGAATCAGAGGAAAAAGAATGTGAGACTGagttcgataaaattaaggCTGGATGTTTATGGTTGTTTGAGCAATTGTTTgtgaaaaatggaaaaaatatcaatattGTTCAATACATTatcatatggttaagttataaactaaATCAAAAGACGTATAACGGAATCAAcaatttaaatgatttttataataaatgtataaaagATAATAGGCATTATACTAATTGTAAACAAGGTAATCAAAATTGTAGTACGTCATTAAATAGTAATACAGGATATAACAATTATAAGGAAATCATAAATGGAAGAAAGAATTTGTTGAGtactaatattaaaaatatgtctaaaatttatgatgcatttaaaccattatgtaacatgtataCTGAAATTGTTGGAAGCAACATAATATCTGATAAATCTATACAAAATGCTAAAaaatttgttgaaaaatataatgaacttAATAAAGATTCTGGTAACACTGAAGATGACGCCTATTGTCAAgtattgtctacattattaaatgattataataatttaaaagagTATTGTGATAGTAATAACATTGATTGTAGCAATATTACATTTCTTACATCGACAAAAACAGAAGGAAATGGTGTGCAAAGTTCTGAAGAGAGTTCTGGACCGAGTTCTGAAgttacatcatcaagttcgtcgataacaagcaaattaattccagttTTATTGATACTTGGTGCAATACCAATTTTTTTGGGAAttgcttataag tattcattatttggatttcggaaaagagttcaaaaacatttaagagaaaagataaaaaaataa
- a CDS encoding PIR protein produces MDKTLCEQFDTLRNYLPDELQKHESVDLNKNENIKNYCYNGESEERTCKTDLDKIKAGCLWLFEQLFVKNKKSNINIVQYIVIWLSYKLNQKKYDGINDLNDFYKKCIENNTHYTECKQDGKDCSNSLNSNTGYNNYKEIINGRKNLLSTNIKNMSKIYDAFKPLCKMYTELNANSTISKESLENANKFVEKYKELNSNSDNTKDEVYYQVLSTLSSDYNNLKDYCDSNSIDCSEITFLTSTNTEENGVQSSEESCDVTSSSLSIVKKLILALLIFSVISIFLGIFFKCSLFVLRKRAQKQYLREKLKK; encoded by the exons aTGGATAAAACCCTG tgtgaacAGTTTGATACATTGAGAAACTATTTACCCGATGAATTACAAAAACATGAATCAGTCgatttgaataaaaatgagAATATTAAGAATTATTGCTATAATGGAGAATCAGAGGAAAGAACATGTAAGACAGatctcgataaaattaaggCTGGATGTTTATGGTTGTTTGAGCAATTGTttgtgaaaaataaaaaaagtaatatcAATATTGTTCAATACATTGtcatatggttaagttataaactaaATCAAAAGAAGTATGACGGAATCAATGATCTAAAtgatttttacaaaaaatgtatagaaaataatacgCATTATACTGAGTGTAAACAAGATGGTAAAGATTGTAGTAATTCATTAAATAGTAATACAGGATATAACAATTATAAGGAAATCATAAATGGAAGAAAGAATTTGTTGAGtactaatattaaaaatatgtctaaaatttatgatgcatttaaaccATTATGTAAAATGTATACTGAACTTAATGCAAACAGCACAATATCTAAGGAATCTTTAGAAAATGCTAACaaatttgttgaaaaatataaagaacttAATAGCAATTCTGATAATACTAAAGATGAAGTCTATTATCAAgtattgtctacattatcaagtgattataataatttaaaagattATTGTGATAGTAATAGTATTGATTGTAGCGAAATTACATTCCTTACATCGACAAATACAGAAGAAAATGGTGTGCAAAGTTCTGAAGAGAGTTGTGATgttacatcatcaagtttgtcgatagtaaaaaaattaattctagctttattaatattcagTGTAATATCAATCTTTTtgggaattttttttaag tgtTCGTTATTTGTATTACGGAAAAGAgctcaaaaacaatatttaagagaaaagctaaaaaagtaa
- a CDS encoding PIR protein, whose product MKDDICSNFDYLRMYLPDELSETAKYKLEDISNFNKYCPKEDCNSELEKITIGFLWLLGQYVNKYPNKGNDINSAKPFFLYIILWLSYKLNQNSDSKPTKIYDFYTENVIGNHKYKLFIEDSSRYTKLNEFIDKQKDFMNINFKELPKLYDAFKLLCSMHDNVAMSKDSNILLNSANEFVSKYQELSEDSNNTDGSSYKQILSALLTDYNNLKNKHSSITPLPDITADVSAYISRVTSSSSSTGNKLFTVLSIFGAIAFFLGISYKYSLFGFRKRFQKQHLREKIKKIKKKMNH is encoded by the exons ATGAAAGATGATAta TGTTCAAACTTTGATTATTTGAGGATGTATTTACCCGATGAATTAAGCGAAACCGCAAAATATAAACTAGAAGATATTAGTAATTTCAATAAATACTGTCCTAAAGAAGACTGCAATTCTGAACTCGAAAAAATTACAATTGGATTTTTATGGTTACTTGGAcaatatgttaataaatatccAAATAAAggtaatgatataaatagtgCTAAAccattttttctatatattattttatggttaagttacaaattaaatcaaaattcAGACTCCAAACCCACcaaaatatatgatttttataCTGAAAATGTAATTGGtaatcataaatataaactATTTATAGAAGATTCCAGTAGATATACAAAACTTAATGAATTCATAGATAAACAAAAagattttatgaatattaattttaaagaaTTGCCTAAactttatgatgcatttaaactGTTATGTAGTATGCATGATAATGTTGCAATGAGTAAAGATAGCAACATACTGTTAAATAGTGCAAATGAATTTGTTAGCAAATATCAAGAACTTAGTGAAGATTCTAATAATACTGATGGTAGTtcatataaacaaatattgTCTGCTTTATTaactgattataataatttaaaaaataaacatagcAGTATTACACCTCTTCCAGACATAACAGCAGACGTGTCTGCATACATATCTAGAgttacatcatcaagttcgtcgacaggaaacaaattatttacagttttatcgatatttggtgcaatagcattttttttaggaatttcttataag tattcgttatttggatttcggaaacgatttcaaaaacaacatttaagagaaaaaataaaaaaaataaagaagaaaatgaatcattaa
- a CDS encoding PIR protein, producing the protein MDNDMCENFSVVIQHYPDELNIHDGSNFDNITGIRNYCLDRECKTELDKINAVCLWLLNENIAKGIDYLSNDQVESFIIYIMIWLNYKLNLKKDEQTNLNNLYTNHIEKNENYINCKDYDENDCNSKLKEKAEYNNFKEIMYKRKDLLDINFEDISKFFEAFKLLCKMHDEFNEKTLECTEYLGYANKIVGKFKELNENSSATGNTLYSQVWSTLSTDYDNFKENYNDICESIPSFPSIKITQHQIKSSEHGSVQNYGVTSSSLSIVNKLILALSIFSAITIFLGIFYKCSLFVLRKRAQKQHLREKLKNIKKRMNH; encoded by the exons atgGATAATGACATG TGTGAAAATTTTTCTGTAGTAATTCAACATTATCCTGATGAATTAAATATTCATGATGGAAgtaattttgataatataaCAGGTATTAGGAATTACTGCCTTGATAGAGAATGTAAGACTGAGCTCGATAAGATAAATGCTGTATGCTTATGGTTGCTCAATGAAAATATTGCTAAAGGGATTGATTATTTAAGTAACGATCAGGTTGAAtcgtttattatatacattatgatatggttaaatTATAAGTTAAACCTAAAGAAAGATGAACAAACCAACctaaataatttgtatacTAATCATATAGAAAAGAATGagaattatattaattgtaAAGATTATGATGAGAATGATTGTAATagtaaattaaaagaaaaagcggaatataataattttaaggaAATCATGTATAAAAGAAAGGATTTGTTGGACATTAATTTTGaagatatatctaaattttttgaagcatttaaattattatgtaaaatGCATGAtgaatttaatgaaaaaacgCTAGAATGCACGGAATATTTGGGATATGCAAATAAAATTGTTGGCAAATTTAAAGAACTTAATGAAAATTCTAGTGCTACTGGAAACACTTTATATAGTCAAGTATGGTCTACtttatcaactgattatgataattttaaagaGAACTATAATGATATTTGTGAGAGTATTCCATCCTTTCCATCGATAAAAATAACACAACATCAAATAAAAAGTTCTGAACATGGTTCTGTACAAAATTATGGTGTTACATCATCAAGCTTGTCGATagtaaacaaattaattctAGCTTTATCAATATTCAGTGCAATAACAATCTTTTTAggaattttttataag tgtTCGTTATTTGTATTACGGAAAAGagctcaaaaacaacatttaagagaaaaactaaaaaatataaagaagagaatgaatcattaa
- a CDS encoding fam-a protein produces the protein MNKGYIKIALALLSLAGYTQNVTFATEHPSDVTINANPSPQKPLFEEFPELACEDLDEALVALDHANDASEFLIKLSETGIDDYSTHSTENGDKIIYSKKIGNMDIGRLHLTIPSASNYSNVLRKLWDFNHNKKPNEKFINGKLARVYCNYLIVLEKLSIDPNYTPLTKKYALAARIKHSNDTTVILCPSRPLNYLGQNDGEPNMNEILENTQSIETDIDPEEALTKLSANIAGFVVKKGEDNVQVTYINAIYDSGNSTDFDNDKRERELAYTNILSLPQRI, from the exons atgaataaaggCTATATTAAGATTGCTTTGGCACTTTTAAGTCTCGCAGGATACACACAAAATGTAACATTTGCAACTGAGCACCCTTCAGATGTTACTATTAACGCCAACCCCTCCCCCCAAAAACCATT ATTTGAAGAGTTCCCAGAATTGGCATGTGAAGACCTTGATGAAGCTTTAGTAGCATTGGATCACGCAAACGATGCttcagaatttttaataaaactttcTGAGACGGGTATAGACGATTATTCGACCCATTCTACAGAAAATGGagacaaaattatatattctaaaaaaattggaaatatggATATTGGAAGACTTCATCTTACGATCCCATCTGCCTCTAAC taCTCTAACGTATTAAGGAAACTCTGGGATTTCAATCATAACAAAAAACCCAATGAAAAGTTTATTAAtg gAAAGCTTGCTCGTGTATACTGCAATTATTTAATCGTCCTTGAAAAGCTTAGCATAGATCCTAATTATACACCCctcacaaaaaaatatgctttAGCCGCAAGAATTAAA CATTCAAATGACACAACTGTAATTCTTTGTCCTTCAAGACCTCTAAATTATCTCGGTCAAAATGATGGTGAACCTAATATGAATGAAATATTAGAAAATACACAATCAATCGAAACTGACATTGATCCTGAGGAAGCATTAACCAAATTAAGTGCTAACATAGCCGGATTTGTAGTTAAAAAAGGGGAAGATAACGTTCAAGTTACTTATATCAATGCT ATTTATGATTCTGGCAATTCTACCGACTTTGACAACGATAAAAGAGAAAGAGAACTTGCATATACAAATATCCTAAGCTTACCACAACGCATTTGA
- a CDS encoding PIR protein, whose product MNKETCKTFAPLRNVISNSDKGVTYQFTTDEDYCTGVECNNDTDRLNARCLHIFDAFFKDKSGFETDAKGNIYIVQYILMWLSYVLSLIRINQDGNRTFFYNNYIEKHHTYKTPINGLTGYQNYKDLIDRNNYILSMDMSIISKFYDAFILLCDICIGVDEDRSNCDNYLEKAKEFAKKYDELNEDYNNGKDSPYNQLLSTLSNDYNNLKNVCNDFPSLPTYSRRLVIKNTLISIGFIFVAVSIFLGIAYKYSLFGFRKRFQKQKLREKIKNIMKKMIH is encoded by the exons ATGAATAAAGAAacg TGTAAAACGTTCGCTCCTTTAAGGAACGTGATTTCCAATTCAGACAAGGGTGTAACCTATCAATTTACAACTGATGAAGATTACTGTACTGGTGTAGAATGTAATAATGATACCGATAGATTGAATGCTAGatgtttacatatttttgatGCATTCTTTAAGGATAAGTCTGGATTTGAAACGGATGCAAAAGGAAACATCTATATTGTTCAATACATTTTGATGTGGTTAAGTTATGTGTTAAGCCTGATCAGAATTAATCAAGATGGCAATAGAacgtttttttataataattacatAGAGAAACACCATACGTATAAGACGCCAATAAATGGCTTAACTGGTTATCAGAattataaggatcttatagatagaaataattatattttaagtaTGGATATGAgcattatatctaaattttatgatgcatttatattattatgtgacaTTTGTATTGGGGTTGATGAAGATAGGTCAAATTGCGATAATTATTTAGAAAAAGCTAAAGAATTtgctaaaaaatatgatgagcTTAATGAAgattataataatggtaAAGACAGTCCCTATAATCAATTATTatctacattatcaaatgattataataatttaaaaaatgtatgtaaTGATTTTCCATCACTTCCAACATATTCACGAAGAttagtaataaaaaacacACTAATTTCAATTggatttatatttgttgccgtatcaattttcttgggaattgcatataag tattcattatttggatttcggaaacgatttcaaaaacaaaaattaagagaaaaaataaaaaatataatgaagaaaatgattcattaa
- a CDS encoding PIR protein, which yields MSYRVCDIISAIDNYVDDPKNSKGYNSISHFDYYCPNSKCDTDEKKIISAFIALIPLFNGMDDVENLESDKLAEYAILWLSYKLNQKTENGTTKLYDFYTKHIEKNSCYKENIPNNSNSKINISVIENKIKSMNMNIKDISNFYDPFKSLCNLYRELDANNKQCMPCLENVGEFFEKCEKVKNTLDISKGSSYSQLWYSLSNDYDKFKEKYNNVKCGYVSSPVACPRSSVTKNTLIKIAIIFVAASILFGVSYKYSLFGFRKKVKKRLRRKLKSLRRKWLIDI from the exons ATGTCTTATAGAgtg tGTGATATAATTAGTGCGATTGATAATTATGTTGATGATCCGAAGAACTCGAAAGGATATAATTCTATTAGtcattttgattattattgCCCTAATAGTAAGTGTGATactgatgaaaaaaaaattatttctgCTTTTATAGCATTGATACCTTTATTTAATGGTATGGATGATGTGGAAAATTTAGAGAGTGATAAACTTGCTGAATATgctattttatggttaagttataaactaaatcaaaaaacaGAAAATGGAACGACCAAATTATacgatttttatactaaacatatagaaaaaaatagttgTTATAAGGAGAATATAcctaataatagtaatagtaaGATTAATATAAGtgttatagaaaataaaataaaatcgatgaatatgaatattaaagatatatctaatttttatgatccatttaaatcattatgcaACCTGTATCGTGAACTTGATGCAAACAATAAACAATGCATGCCATGTTTAGAAAATGTTGgagaattttttgaaaaatgtgaaaaagttaaaaatacTTTGGATATTTCTAAAGGAAGTTCTTATTCACAACTATGGTAtagtttatcaaatgattatgataaatttaaagagaaatataataatgttaagTGTGGTTATGTCTCATCACCTGTAGCTTGTCCACGAAGTTcagtaacaaaaaatacactaattaaaattgcaattatatttgttgcagcatcaattttatttggagtttcttataag tattcgttatttggatttcggaaaaaagttaaaaaacgTTTAAGAAGAAAGCTAAAATCATTAAGAAGAAAATGGTTAATtgatatatga
- a CDS encoding PIR protein, translated as MNKEVCEKFLTLRKSLSDELDSSGDYQFKDDNFLNDYCDNKECKDEFDKISAGCLYLFAAFYGTSELFDSVAKGNINIVDYIFIWLSYMLNLGNNEKSASIDHFCNDYIYNDKKYNNKIENVTDYQSYMELIEKKHDLMNINDMNKFYEPFKILCNMYIEFNKQSTNCEKHLEDANKFVEKYDELNEDYNNGKYTPYNQLLSTLSNDYYNLKSICYDFPLLPTYSRKFVIKSTLIPIAFIFVAVSIFLGIAYKYSLLGFRKRSQKQCLRERIKNIKKKLIINKLF; from the exons atgaataaggaagtg TGTGAAAAGTTTCTTACTCTAAGGAAATCGCTTTCCGATGAATTGGACAGTAGTGGAGATTATCAATTTAAagatgataattttttaaatgattatTGTGATAATAAGGAATGTAAAGATGAGTTCGATAAAATTagtgctggatgtttatatttgtttgctGCGTTCTATGGGACTTCTGAATTGTTTGATTCTGTTGCAAAAGGAAacatcaatattgttgattacatttttatatggctaagttatatgttaaacctgGGCAATAATGAAAAAAGCGCCAGTATCGACCATTTTTGtaatgattatatatataatgataagaagtataataataaaatagagaATGTTACTGATTATCAAAGTTATATGGAacttatagaaaaaaaacacGATTTGATGAATATTAATGACatgaataaattttatgaaccatttaaaattttatgtaatatgtatattgaATTTAATAAACAAAGTACAAATTGTGAGAAGCATTTAGAAGATGCCAATAAGtttgttgaaaaatatgatgaactTAATGAAgattataataatggtaAATACACCCCCTATAATCAATTATTatctacattatcaaatgattattataatttaaaaagtaTATGTTATGATTTTCCATTACTTCCAACATATTCACGAAAATTTGTAATAAAAAGCACACTAATTCCAAttgcatttatatttgttgcagtatcaattttcttgggaattgcatataag tattcgttacttggatttcggaaacgatctcaaaagCAATGTTTAAgagaaagaataaaaaatataaagaagaaactgatcattaataaattattctga
- a CDS encoding fam-b protein, with protein sequence MRVSILKYVFFSIIIFFFEYAQNEICHERNIIKFRSNRILGDVENQFDLNDFYESTLSLVNQLNDYDDDEEMMFLRNTIDSHIKEHKENNTLPDLNNVDKKTKKIIRKLQKELEEVKKELDNKRNNEIAIRPKNNKKITKKDENNSVSNDEDSTELENEGNSLKAKNNRIVKKVIRHVLMKVMVFLGVIIIILVSGKLLIPFIVLITLISADSVIKIKKITKFKMPKLFK encoded by the exons ATGAGAGTcagtattttaaaatatgtttttttttcaattattatttttttttttgaatatgcCCAAAAT GAAATATGCCATGAaaggaatataataaaatttagaagCAATAGAATATTAGGAGATGTAGAAAACCAATTCgatttaaatgatttttatgaATCAACTTTGAGTCTTGTAAATCAACTTAATGACTATGATGATGACGAAGAAATGATGTTTCTTCGAAATACTATAGATTCACATATAAAGGAgcataaagaaaataatacattacccgatttaaataatgtagataagaaaactaaaaaaataattcgtAAACTTCAAAAAGAATTAGAAGAGGTAAAAAAAGAGCTTGATAATAAAAGGAATAATGAAATAGCAATACGAccaaaaaacaataaaaaaataacaaaaaaagatgaaaataattctgTATCAAATGATGAAGATTCTACCGAATTGGAGAATGAAGGAAATTCACTGAAAGCAAAAAATAATCGAATAGTGAAAAAAGTAATCAGACACGTATTGATGAAGGTAATGGTGTTTTTGggagttattattattattttagttTCAGGGAAGTTATTAATACCATTTATAGTTTTAATTACACTGATTTCAGCTGACTCagttattaaaattaagaaaatcactaaatttaaaatgcccaaattatttaaataa